The following are from one region of the Erwinia billingiae Eb661 genome:
- a CDS encoding DUF1852 domain-containing protein, with protein MNNEFAFTIKSLSFDENYNPSKNTRITTNFANLARGEKRQDNLRNTLKMIDDRFNSLARQDNANGDRYSVELEIISVEMDVEGKGNTFPVIEILKTHIVDKKTNQRTEGIVGNNFSSYVRDYDFSVVLLEHNKNKTAFTTPDNFGDLHGNLFKYFVNSAAYKAHFNKAPVICLSVSSKNTYHRTENQHPVLGVEYLQDELSMTDHYFNKMGLQARYFMPPNGVAPLAFYFSGDLLNDYTDLELISTISTMETFQRIYRPEIYNANSAAGKKYQPTLSHKDYALTKIVYDREERSQLAIEQGKFTEERFIKPYRAILEQLSANPVL; from the coding sequence ATGAATAACGAATTCGCCTTTACCATTAAAAGTCTTTCTTTTGATGAAAATTATAATCCTTCAAAAAATACGCGTATTACCACCAATTTTGCCAATCTGGCACGTGGTGAAAAACGCCAGGATAACCTGCGCAACACCTTGAAAATGATCGACGATCGTTTCAACTCGCTGGCGCGGCAGGATAATGCCAATGGCGATCGTTATTCCGTCGAGCTGGAAATCATTTCCGTTGAGATGGATGTCGAAGGCAAGGGAAATACCTTCCCGGTTATCGAAATTCTGAAAACCCACATCGTTGATAAAAAGACCAACCAGCGCACGGAAGGGATTGTTGGCAATAACTTCTCCTCTTACGTGCGGGATTATGATTTTAGCGTGGTGCTGTTAGAGCATAACAAGAACAAAACGGCCTTCACCACGCCGGATAATTTCGGCGATTTACATGGCAACCTGTTCAAATATTTCGTTAACTCTGCCGCGTACAAAGCGCATTTCAATAAAGCGCCGGTGATCTGTTTGAGCGTGTCCAGCAAAAACACCTATCACCGCACTGAAAATCAGCATCCGGTGTTAGGTGTCGAATACCTGCAGGATGAACTGTCCATGACCGATCACTACTTCAATAAAATGGGCCTGCAGGCACGCTACTTTATGCCGCCAAACGGCGTTGCGCCGCTGGCGTTTTATTTCTCCGGTGATTTGCTGAACGATTACACCGATCTTGAGTTAATCAGCACCATCAGCACGATGGAGACGTTCCAACGGATTTATCGTCCTGAGATTTACAATGCGAATTCTGCGGCGGGTAAGAAATATCAGCCGACCCTGAGTCACAAAGATTATGCATTAACGAAGATTGTTTATGATCGAGAAGAACGCAGCCAGTTAGCGATTGAACAAGGAAAGTTTACTGAAGAGCGCTTTATCAAACCCTATCGGGCGATCCTTGAGCAGCTCTCAGCTAATCCCGTTCTTTGA
- a CDS encoding methionine synthase: MKILLPTSTAGSLPKPSWLAQPETLWSPWKLQDQELIDGKHDALRLCLEDQRQADIDIVSDGEQTRQHFVTTFIEHLNGVDFEKREIVKIRNRYDASVPTVVGAVERQKPVFVEDAKFLRKLTDKPIKWALPGPMTMIDTLYDSHYKSREKLAWEFAKILNQEAKDLEAAGVDIIQFDEPAFNVFFDEVNDWGIAALERAVEGLKCETAVHICYGYGIKANTDWKKTLGTEWRQYEEIFPKLQKSSIDIVSLECQNSRVPMDLIELIRGKKVMVGAIDVATNAIETPEEVADTLRKALQFVDADKLYPSTNCGMTPLSRDVARGKLSALSAGAAIIRGELTR, from the coding sequence ATGAAAATTTTATTACCTACGTCCACGGCGGGCAGCCTGCCTAAACCTTCCTGGCTGGCTCAACCTGAAACATTATGGTCACCGTGGAAATTGCAGGATCAGGAACTGATTGATGGCAAACATGATGCGCTGCGCCTGTGCCTGGAAGATCAACGTCAGGCCGATATCGATATCGTCAGTGATGGCGAGCAGACCCGCCAACACTTTGTCACCACCTTTATTGAGCACCTTAACGGCGTTGATTTTGAGAAGCGTGAGATCGTTAAGATTCGTAATCGCTACGATGCGAGCGTGCCAACCGTGGTCGGCGCGGTAGAGCGTCAGAAGCCGGTGTTTGTGGAAGATGCCAAATTCCTGCGCAAGCTGACCGACAAACCGATTAAATGGGCGCTGCCTGGCCCGATGACGATGATCGACACGCTGTATGACAGCCACTATAAAAGCCGCGAAAAGCTGGCGTGGGAATTCGCCAAAATCCTGAATCAGGAAGCGAAAGACTTAGAGGCAGCCGGTGTCGATATCATCCAGTTTGATGAGCCTGCCTTTAATGTGTTCTTCGATGAAGTGAATGACTGGGGTATTGCCGCATTAGAAAGAGCGGTTGAAGGCCTGAAGTGCGAAACGGCAGTGCATATCTGCTACGGCTATGGCATCAAAGCCAATACCGACTGGAAGAAGACGCTGGGTACCGAATGGCGTCAATATGAAGAAATTTTCCCGAAACTGCAAAAATCCAGCATTGATATCGTCTCACTGGAATGTCAGAACTCCCGTGTGCCGATGGATCTGATTGAACTGATCCGCGGTAAAAAGGTAATGGTTGGTGCGATTGATGTGGCAACCAATGCCATTGAAACGCCAGAAGAAGTGGCTGATACCCTGCGTAAAGCCCTGCAGTTCGTCGATGCCGACAAGCTGTATCCTTCGACCAACTGCGGCATGACGCCGCTGTCTCGTGACGTCGCCCGTGGCAAGCTGAGCGCGTTAAGTGCCGGTGCCGCCATTATTCGCGGTGAACTGACCCGATAG
- a CDS encoding isopenicillin N synthase family dioxygenase, with product MSQSQGYGLQELEKEALMGAMGEETFTREVRCIDLSNFDQRKSEIADQLWQAAVEIGFFQVSNHGIALDDIRHAFSTTESFFALPDAVKAQYPLARNAGWENKSQVRPSTKTPDQKESYQITRPLMDGLWPGENELPAFKQTMLTFESQCWALGMKLLSCFALKLGFPEHFFAQAHNPDEKTYQSTLRMLHYYATEQSEQGMWRAGAHTDFDCLTLLFQRPGQGGLQVCPGKDHESQQWTSIEPREEVITCNIGDMLMRWSDDQLPSNFHRVRSPLPGEYQGPRYSLAFFCQANKEVEILGPQKKYPPITAADYLQQRIQANFAKG from the coding sequence ATGTCACAGTCCCAAGGTTACGGTTTGCAGGAACTGGAAAAAGAGGCGCTGATGGGCGCGATGGGCGAAGAGACCTTTACCCGCGAAGTGCGCTGCATTGACCTGTCGAACTTCGACCAACGCAAAAGCGAGATCGCCGACCAACTCTGGCAGGCTGCGGTTGAAATTGGCTTCTTCCAGGTAAGCAATCACGGCATTGCGCTGGATGATATCCGTCATGCCTTCAGCACCACCGAGTCGTTCTTCGCGCTGCCGGATGCAGTAAAAGCGCAGTATCCGCTGGCGAGAAACGCCGGTTGGGAAAATAAATCCCAGGTACGTCCTTCTACCAAAACCCCCGATCAGAAAGAGTCCTATCAGATCACCCGTCCGCTGATGGATGGCCTGTGGCCGGGCGAGAACGAACTGCCGGCGTTTAAACAGACCATGCTGACCTTTGAGTCGCAGTGCTGGGCGCTGGGAATGAAGCTGCTGTCCTGCTTTGCACTGAAGCTGGGCTTCCCGGAGCACTTCTTCGCGCAGGCGCACAATCCTGATGAAAAAACCTATCAGAGCACGCTGCGTATGCTGCATTACTATGCCACCGAGCAGTCCGAGCAGGGGATGTGGCGTGCCGGTGCGCATACCGACTTTGATTGCCTGACGCTGTTGTTCCAGCGCCCTGGCCAGGGTGGCTTACAGGTTTGTCCGGGCAAGGACCATGAAAGTCAGCAGTGGACCAGCATCGAACCGCGGGAAGAGGTGATCACCTGCAATATCGGCGACATGCTGATGCGCTGGAGCGACGACCAGTTGCCGTCGAATTTCCATCGGGTCAGAAGTCCGCTGCCGGGTGAGTATCAGGGGCCGCGCTACAGCCTGGCGTTTTTTTGTCAGGCCAATAAAGAGGTCGAAATTCTTGGGCCGCAGAAGAAATATCCGCCGATCACCGCCGCAGACTATCTGCAACAGCGTATCCAGGCGAACTTCGCTAAAGGATAG
- a CDS encoding amidohydrolase family protein: protein MLSDSLLIKNAHAILTGLPGEAARHNGPDIRVRNGIIEAMGTLVAEPDERQIDARDCVVYPAWVNTHHHLFQSLLKGEPQGLNKSLTGWLSATPYRFRATFDEQTFRLAVRIGLIELLRSGCATVADHNYLYWPDMPFDTSAIVFSEGEALGMRIVLCRGGATQGRSIEKDLPQALRPENYEAYMADMERLVGRYHDPRPESLRRVVMAPTTLLHSAPGSQLREMAKLARSLNIRLHSHLSETVDYLDVARDKFAMTPVQFCAEHDWLGDDVWFAHLVKLLPEEIAMLGKTRTGIAHCPQSNGRLGSGIADLLALEKAGVPISLGVDGAASNEAADMQSETHAAWLLQRARKGMAAKPRYDGGTFEGGGDAATIEDVVRWGTAGGAQILGLQKSGSLQPGMLADIAIYRLDDPRYFGLHDMAIGPVACGGRAALKALMINGRTIVENDVVPGLDLDALRHQAMSAVRTLQQRVAG, encoded by the coding sequence ATGCTGTCTGATTCACTGCTGATAAAAAACGCGCACGCCATTCTGACGGGATTACCCGGTGAAGCCGCGCGCCATAACGGGCCGGATATTCGCGTGCGTAATGGGATTATCGAGGCGATGGGCACGCTGGTGGCGGAACCCGACGAGCGGCAAATCGATGCCCGCGACTGCGTGGTCTATCCGGCCTGGGTGAATACCCATCATCATCTGTTCCAGTCGTTACTTAAAGGTGAGCCGCAGGGACTGAACAAAAGCCTGACCGGGTGGTTAAGCGCCACGCCTTACCGCTTTCGCGCCACCTTTGATGAACAGACTTTCCGTCTGGCGGTGCGCATTGGGCTGATCGAACTGCTGCGTTCCGGCTGCGCCACCGTTGCCGACCATAACTATCTCTACTGGCCGGATATGCCGTTCGATACCTCGGCGATCGTCTTCAGCGAAGGCGAAGCGTTGGGGATGCGCATTGTACTGTGCCGTGGCGGAGCAACGCAGGGACGGTCGATTGAGAAAGACTTACCTCAGGCGTTGCGACCGGAAAACTATGAGGCGTATATGGCCGATATGGAACGCCTGGTCGGTCGCTATCATGATCCACGGCCGGAATCTTTACGCCGCGTGGTGATGGCACCGACCACGCTGTTACATTCCGCGCCGGGATCGCAGCTGCGGGAAATGGCCAAACTGGCGCGCAGCCTGAATATTCGTCTGCACAGCCATCTGTCGGAAACGGTGGACTATCTCGATGTGGCACGCGACAAGTTTGCCATGACGCCGGTGCAGTTCTGCGCCGAGCATGACTGGCTGGGTGACGATGTGTGGTTTGCGCATCTGGTGAAGCTGCTGCCGGAAGAGATCGCCATGCTGGGGAAAACCCGTACCGGGATTGCGCACTGTCCGCAGAGCAACGGGCGGTTGGGCAGCGGCATTGCCGATCTGCTGGCGCTGGAAAAAGCCGGCGTGCCGATTTCGCTGGGCGTGGACGGCGCGGCGTCAAATGAGGCGGCGGATATGCAGAGTGAAACCCACGCGGCCTGGCTGTTACAGCGCGCCCGTAAGGGGATGGCGGCCAAACCCCGCTATGACGGCGGCACCTTCGAGGGCGGCGGTGACGCGGCAACCATAGAAGACGTGGTGCGCTGGGGCACCGCCGGCGGAGCGCAGATCCTCGGTCTGCAAAAAAGCGGTTCCCTGCAGCCAGGCATGCTGGCGGATATCGCCATCTACCGGCTCGACGACCCGCGTTACTTCGGCCTGCATGACATGGCCATCGGTCCGGTTGCCTGCGGCGGTCGTGCCGCACTGAAAGCCTTAATGATTAATGGCCGCACCATCGTGGAAAACGATGTGGTTCCCGGTCTCGATCTTGACGCACTGCGCCATCAGGCGATGTCTGCGGTGCGTACTCTGCAACAGCGCGTTGCGGGTTAA
- a CDS encoding ABC transporter substrate-binding protein, whose translation MFGALSSTASAEEKIALLTSWYAQAEQGGYYQALATGIYKRYGLDVSIQSGGPQINGMQLLLSKRADVIIGYDLQLLEAVQRGFQAKAIAAPFQYDPQGLLTHASVTSLDGLQDKTILVSSSGQSTWWPWLKERYHLKDSQVRPYTFNIQPFVADDNVAQQAYVSSEVFQAQKAGVKSNFFLFSEHGYPPYGGILITRPDEIGGRKEAMAKFVQASMEGWVSYLKNPAPGNALIKKDNPKMTDDLLAWAVEQISQHHLIDGGDAATKGWGTMTEARWQKTRDFMVNAKLLNADTDWQQAYTTEFVDHIQVKP comes from the coding sequence ATGTTTGGGGCGCTGTCGTCTACCGCCAGCGCGGAAGAGAAAATCGCCTTACTGACCTCCTGGTACGCGCAGGCCGAGCAGGGCGGTTATTACCAGGCGCTGGCCACCGGCATCTATAAACGCTACGGCCTGGATGTCAGCATTCAGTCTGGCGGCCCGCAGATCAACGGTATGCAGCTGCTGCTGTCGAAACGCGCGGACGTGATCATCGGTTACGACCTGCAGCTGCTGGAAGCGGTCCAGCGTGGGTTTCAGGCTAAGGCCATCGCCGCGCCTTTCCAGTATGATCCGCAGGGTTTGCTGACCCACGCCTCGGTGACCTCCCTTGACGGGCTGCAGGACAAAACCATTCTGGTTTCCAGCTCCGGCCAGTCAACCTGGTGGCCCTGGCTGAAAGAACGCTATCACCTGAAAGATTCTCAGGTCCGCCCTTATACCTTCAATATCCAACCCTTTGTCGCCGATGATAACGTCGCGCAGCAGGCTTACGTCAGTTCTGAAGTTTTTCAGGCGCAAAAAGCCGGGGTGAAATCCAACTTCTTCCTGTTCTCCGAGCATGGCTACCCGCCTTATGGCGGCATCTTAATTACCCGTCCGGATGAGATCGGCGGCCGCAAAGAGGCGATGGCGAAATTTGTGCAGGCCTCGATGGAAGGCTGGGTGAGTTACCTGAAAAACCCGGCACCTGGCAATGCGCTGATCAAAAAAGACAACCCGAAAATGACCGACGATCTGTTGGCGTGGGCGGTTGAGCAAATCAGCCAGCATCATCTGATTGATGGTGGCGATGCGGCAACAAAAGGCTGGGGCACCATGACCGAGGCTCGCTGGCAGAAAACCCGTGATTTTATGGTCAATGCCAAACTGCTGAACGCCGATACCGACTGGCAGCAGGCCTATACCACCGAGTTTGTTGACCATATACAGGTTAAACCCTGA
- a CDS encoding LysR family transcriptional regulator, protein MFAFSKFLLYFTEVARLGSFRKASETLHVAASSIDRQILRVEKELAMPLFERHPTGLRLTAAGELLLHAAKNWKKDFSRVREQLDDLRGLRRGHVRIATIDAINRHFFSSMLKKVHQDYPNISFTLTTMNNIDIQQALISGDADFGIMLNPQSSKELMVQAFAEINLGIVVPKGHPLEGRSGVRFNQCLEYPFIIPSAPLMLYGPVEALLNNNGGMVKEVAVSNNIHMIRSLIKEKIGIGILCWLDIMDEVDREELAFIPLTDPQLKSFTLSLCLAPSRQLSLAASMMLKQLEVLFSQIDAPGREE, encoded by the coding sequence ATGTTCGCCTTCTCAAAGTTCCTGCTGTATTTCACCGAAGTGGCGCGTCTGGGATCCTTCCGTAAGGCGTCAGAAACCCTGCACGTTGCGGCGTCCTCTATCGACCGGCAAATCCTGCGGGTGGAAAAAGAGCTGGCGATGCCGCTGTTTGAACGGCATCCCACCGGGCTGCGGCTGACGGCGGCGGGGGAGCTGTTGCTGCATGCCGCCAAAAACTGGAAGAAGGACTTTTCCCGGGTGCGTGAACAGCTCGACGACCTGCGCGGCTTACGGCGCGGGCACGTGCGGATTGCCACCATCGATGCCATTAACCGACATTTCTTCTCGTCGATGCTGAAGAAAGTGCATCAGGACTATCCCAACATCTCCTTCACGCTGACCACCATGAACAATATCGATATTCAGCAGGCGCTGATTTCAGGGGATGCGGACTTTGGCATTATGCTCAACCCACAAAGCTCGAAGGAGCTGATGGTGCAGGCTTTTGCCGAGATCAACCTGGGGATTGTGGTGCCCAAAGGGCATCCTCTGGAGGGCAGAAGCGGGGTGCGCTTTAATCAATGCCTTGAATATCCATTTATTATTCCCTCAGCCCCGCTGATGCTTTACGGGCCGGTCGAGGCGCTGCTGAATAATAACGGCGGCATGGTGAAAGAAGTGGCGGTGTCCAATAACATCCATATGATCCGTTCGTTGATCAAAGAGAAGATCGGCATTGGCATCCTCTGCTGGCTGGACATCATGGATGAGGTGGACCGCGAAGAGCTGGCCTTTATTCCGCTGACCGATCCGCAGTTAAAATCCTTCACCTTGTCGCTGTGCCTGGCGCCTTCACGACAGCTTTCACTGGCGGCATCGATGATGTTGAAACAGCTGGAAGTGTTGTTCAGCCAGATTGATGCACCAGGCCGCGAGGAATAA
- a CDS encoding PDR/VanB family oxidoreductase: MKDAEIIPVTIKAITENGAGNRSLQLIAQRDYALPGWLPGAHIDLFIPEIGPRQYSLCGEHGDAEYYEICVKLAELSSGGSQHIHHHFKPGDSLTISAPRNHFPLLDAPRYLLMAGGIGITPLLAMAEAIARQGGECELHYYVSNPEQTAFLPRLSAQPLAERVFFHYSDANDSLRHNTPLALTQSDPHTRVMACGPDGFIQRLQDIMQQHHWQPDQLHFERFSNPELARQGGNTAFHIELSSTGQRYLVSPEQTIAEVLLSAKVDIMLSCEQGICGSCITDVIDGIPDHRDCVLTNEEKADNSQITVCCSRAKSPVLVLDL, from the coding sequence ATGAAAGACGCCGAAATAATCCCTGTCACGATCAAAGCAATTACTGAAAATGGCGCAGGAAACCGGTCATTGCAGTTAATTGCCCAGCGGGATTATGCGTTGCCAGGCTGGTTACCCGGCGCACATATCGACCTGTTTATTCCGGAGATTGGCCCGCGCCAGTATTCTCTTTGTGGCGAACACGGTGACGCGGAATATTATGAAATCTGCGTCAAGCTGGCCGAACTGTCCTCTGGCGGCTCGCAGCATATTCACCACCATTTTAAGCCTGGCGACAGCCTGACGATTTCCGCACCGCGCAATCATTTTCCGTTACTGGACGCGCCGCGTTACCTGCTGATGGCAGGCGGCATTGGCATTACGCCGTTGCTGGCGATGGCGGAAGCCATCGCGCGTCAGGGCGGCGAATGTGAGCTGCATTACTATGTTTCGAACCCCGAACAAACCGCCTTCCTGCCGCGTCTGAGCGCGCAACCTCTCGCGGAGCGGGTGTTTTTTCATTATAGCGACGCAAACGATTCCCTGCGCCACAACACGCCGCTCGCCCTGACGCAATCCGACCCGCATACCCGAGTGATGGCCTGCGGACCGGATGGCTTTATTCAGCGGCTGCAGGACATTATGCAGCAGCATCACTGGCAGCCCGACCAGTTACATTTTGAGCGTTTCAGCAACCCGGAATTAGCGCGACAAGGTGGCAATACGGCATTTCATATTGAGCTGAGTTCCACCGGACAACGTTATCTGGTCAGTCCGGAGCAGACCATTGCTGAAGTCTTACTCAGTGCCAAAGTCGATATTATGCTTTCCTGCGAACAGGGTATTTGTGGCTCCTGTATTACCGACGTGATCGACGGCATTCCGGATCACCGGGATTGTGTGCTGACCAATGAAGAAAAGGCCGACAACAGCCAGATAACGGTGTGCTGTTCCCGCGCCAAATCCCCTGTTCTGGTCCTCGACCTGTGA
- a CDS encoding amidohydrolase family protein: MRLTTRPTPPGSLLAGVANVRLPAWLLPADWPQLQGEPVTADIRFADGRIASLTPAQPDQPDLWDLQGTLALPGLIEPHAHLDKTFTIGRSRPARPGLLAAIETLHQDRQHWTAADLHQRAAQGLAWAASHGVSLLRSHIDWFEPTPPLAWHELATLHQPGVTLQRVALAPLGFFADADAADRIARAVAQSGEHCLLGGFVHSSNWDPAAMANLMHSAARWGLDVDLHIDEELSETANGLVWLTDFLSENAFSGHICCSHGCALASGSEQQAKAVLSELAKHRVTLIALPMTNLLLQDAVVGQTPRQRGITLVKEAQAAGIPVMLGCDNVQDAFCPAGSYDPLDTLSCGLFALQLDRVFDQQSQLICSAAALTGTANDLPLAVGSPASLVLFPGSDSVTWPLNSAARVVIHHGKLTFQRTWNAECCYES, from the coding sequence GTGAGGCTGACGACGCGCCCGACTCCACCCGGCTCGCTACTGGCCGGCGTTGCCAACGTCCGTTTACCGGCGTGGCTGCTGCCCGCCGACTGGCCGCAGCTGCAGGGTGAACCCGTCACGGCGGATATCCGTTTTGCCGACGGCAGGATCGCCTCGCTAACCCCTGCACAGCCCGACCAGCCAGATTTGTGGGACCTTCAGGGCACGCTGGCCCTACCGGGCCTGATTGAACCGCACGCGCATCTGGATAAAACCTTCACCATTGGCCGCAGTCGCCCAGCCCGACCGGGTCTGTTAGCGGCGATTGAAACCCTGCACCAGGATCGCCAGCACTGGACCGCTGCGGATCTGCACCAGCGCGCGGCGCAGGGCCTGGCCTGGGCGGCGTCCCACGGCGTCAGCCTGTTACGCAGCCATATCGACTGGTTTGAACCGACGCCACCGCTTGCCTGGCATGAACTGGCGACCCTTCACCAGCCTGGCGTCACGCTGCAACGCGTGGCGCTGGCCCCGCTCGGCTTTTTCGCCGATGCGGATGCCGCAGACCGTATTGCCCGCGCGGTGGCGCAAAGCGGTGAACACTGCCTGTTAGGCGGATTCGTTCACTCCTCCAACTGGGATCCGGCCGCGATGGCCAACCTGATGCACAGCGCCGCCCGCTGGGGGCTGGATGTGGATTTGCATATCGACGAAGAGCTGAGCGAGACCGCCAACGGGCTGGTCTGGCTGACTGACTTCCTCAGCGAAAACGCCTTTAGCGGGCATATCTGCTGCAGCCACGGCTGCGCGCTGGCGTCCGGCAGTGAGCAGCAGGCTAAAGCCGTGCTCAGCGAATTAGCTAAACATCGCGTCACCCTGATCGCCCTCCCGATGACCAACCTGCTGTTGCAGGACGCTGTTGTCGGCCAGACGCCGCGCCAGCGCGGGATCACCCTGGTGAAAGAGGCGCAGGCCGCCGGCATTCCGGTGATGCTCGGGTGCGACAACGTGCAGGATGCCTTTTGCCCCGCGGGCAGCTATGACCCGCTGGATACCCTGAGCTGCGGGCTGTTTGCCCTGCAGCTGGATAGAGTGTTTGACCAGCAGTCCCAGCTGATCTGTTCTGCTGCTGCGCTGACCGGTACGGCAAACGACTTACCGCTGGCGGTGGGTAGCCCCGCCAGCCTGGTGCTTTTCCCGGGAAGCGATAGCGTAACCTGGCCTTTAAACAGTGCGGCTCGCGTGGTGATCCACCACGGCAAGCTGACCTTTCAACGAACGTGGAATGCGGAGTGCTGTTATGAGTCTTGA
- a CDS encoding RidA family protein — MSLEAGAGKPLAKYAAWRRAGDFIFLSGIIPVNPQSATIVRGFQDIPADARLLLGETGEFSTDAKQGPILAQSWYVLESIRRTIEEAGGEMSDVIKLVQYFRNLDHFPYYSQVRKLFYPGQPPVSTVVQVSEMLPGAEVLIEVEATAWLPQSRLTQ, encoded by the coding sequence ATGAGTCTTGAAGCCGGAGCGGGCAAGCCGCTCGCCAAATATGCCGCCTGGCGTCGCGCGGGAGATTTTATCTTTCTGTCCGGCATTATTCCGGTCAATCCGCAGAGCGCCACCATCGTGCGCGGCTTTCAGGATATTCCGGCCGATGCCCGCCTGTTGCTCGGTGAAACCGGCGAATTCTCGACCGATGCCAAACAAGGCCCGATTCTTGCACAGAGTTGGTACGTGCTGGAAAGCATCCGCCGCACCATTGAAGAGGCCGGTGGCGAGATGAGTGACGTGATCAAGCTGGTGCAGTATTTCCGCAACCTCGATCACTTCCCGTATTACAGCCAGGTGCGAAAACTGTTTTATCCCGGTCAGCCGCCCGTTTCCACCGTGGTGCAGGTCAGCGAGATGCTGCCAGGTGCCGAGGTACTGATTGAAGTTGAGGCCACCGCGTGGCTACCCCAATCCCGCTTAACGCAATAA
- a CDS encoding creatininase family protein, translating to MINGYIPAARFLPFLSWPAIAALPDKANTVIVLPTGAIEQHGPHLPCSVDSVISSGVAGHALARLPKAIPAFAIPPITYGKSDEHLNFPGTLTLTGDTLLQTILEIAESVYRAGFRKLLMINGHGGQPQVLQMASREMRLRHGDMIMIPHDVFRVPNVENQYLSAQEQKMAMHAGHSETAVMLALAPECVHMEHAVVNYPPEFPCPTLSSSRPAAAWASYDFGPSGVIGDPTQATVEQGHAILDSLAASWAQAITEIHQMEWKARSEPTWGKHHWNGFVQTSFTPPSSSFASE from the coding sequence ATGATTAACGGTTATATTCCCGCAGCCCGCTTCCTCCCTTTCCTTAGCTGGCCGGCGATTGCTGCCCTGCCGGACAAAGCCAATACCGTGATCGTATTGCCGACTGGCGCCATAGAGCAACATGGCCCGCATCTGCCCTGCTCCGTGGACAGCGTGATCTCGTCCGGCGTGGCAGGCCACGCGCTGGCCCGTTTGCCAAAAGCGATCCCGGCGTTCGCCATTCCGCCGATCACCTACGGCAAGTCGGACGAGCATCTGAATTTCCCCGGCACCCTGACCTTAACCGGCGACACGCTGCTGCAAACCATTCTGGAAATTGCCGAATCGGTGTATCGCGCAGGCTTCCGCAAGCTGTTGATGATTAACGGCCACGGCGGACAGCCGCAGGTATTGCAGATGGCCTCACGCGAGATGCGTCTGCGCCATGGCGACATGATTATGATCCCGCATGACGTGTTCCGCGTGCCGAACGTGGAGAACCAGTATCTCAGCGCGCAGGAGCAAAAAATGGCGATGCACGCGGGCCACAGTGAAACGGCGGTGATGCTGGCGCTGGCCCCGGAGTGCGTCCATATGGAGCATGCGGTGGTGAACTATCCTCCTGAATTCCCCTGCCCGACGCTGTCCAGCAGCCGTCCGGCGGCCGCCTGGGCCTCATACGACTTTGGTCCCAGCGGCGTGATTGGCGACCCGACGCAGGCCACCGTTGAGCAGGGCCACGCCATCCTCGACTCGCTCGCCGCCAGCTGGGCGCAGGCCATTACCGAAATCCATCAAATGGAATGGAAAGCACGCAGTGAACCCACCTGGGGAAAACACCACTGGAATGGCTTTGTGCAGACCTCTTTTACGCCACCTTCGTCTTCTTTTGCCTCTGAATAA